Proteins found in one Triticum aestivum cultivar Chinese Spring chromosome 4D, IWGSC CS RefSeq v2.1, whole genome shotgun sequence genomic segment:
- the LOC123097249 gene encoding armadillo repeat-containing protein 8 isoform X1 — protein MPATASGGARAEEAASAPSVCSSAPFCMGTRPEELAARLAAGGPGGVGGPGAGRGEGGEGEHERVLALREIKNQIIGNRTKKLLYLRLGAVPAVVAALAEPGASPAALVQAAAAAGSFACGVDDGARAVLAAGAVGHLTRLLAHPDDKVVDACARALRMIYQSKQAPTFDVNNEKNMDFLLSLLDSENENVTELAANIISYSCNSNTEQLALCGAGVPQKLVSLFGGSMNLRDACLESMTAVIRNNWEVASRFASMDHGKAFRSIVALIHDRSPRTRLLACLCLIALGHASPCHFPDRQIKTKLILVLLELIEEPGHVGDEAPLALTTLIKDSVELQKQAFSTNAVAKLSNHLLANTLETRRAVTILLALAELCSKQEESRSQLMSGQVSTLILDALKHDCVDIRVAACSCLKNISRSSKVRIMLLYISTFCVHPNDSINVVNLQVLSAGRLSCDTVIAPLVQLLYDSSTSVQIAALGAICNIAVNLTPRKSVLLHSGVVSQLVHLSKSMDPTLRLKSVLALRNIMFLMNPKDKDLILKELTVSTLSSLICDSEHSVQEQTLALVQNLLDGYVGSVNYVIGEDGMVINAISRQLNSASATGVCIQGMLVLANMAAGNELNKEAVMDVTVPHRADRIKPSFVVNFLQSKDKQLRVATLWCILNLIYPNSESSSTRVARLQNAGVISQVKNMINDPCLDCKLRVRMVLEHCLDNAAAGFM, from the exons ATGCCggccacggcgagcggcggcgcgcgggcggagGAGGCAGCGTCCGCGCCTTCGGTGTGTTCCTCCGCGCCTTTCTGCATGGGGACGCGGCCGGAGGAGCTCGCGGCCAGGCTGGCGGCCGGGGGCCCCGGCGGCGTCGGCGGACCAGGAGCAGGACGCGgagagggaggggagggggagcACGAGCGGGTGCTCGCGCTGCGCGAGATCAAGAACCAGATCATCGGGAACCGGACCAAGAAGCTCCTCTACCTCCGCCTGGGCGCCGTGCCGGCGGTCGTCGCGGCGCTGGCCGAGCCCGGCGCGTCTCCGGCCGCGCTCGTccaggcggcggccgcggcggggaGCTTCGCTTGCGGCGTAGACGACGGCGCGCGGGCCGTGCTTGCTGCTGGCGCCGTGGGGCACCTTACGCGGCTCCTCGCCCACCCCGACGACAAG GTTGTCGATGCATGTGCCCGTGCTCTCAGAATGATATATCAATCAAAACAAGCTCCAACATTTGATGTCAATAATGAGAAAAATATGGACTTTCTTCTTTCCCTTTTGGACAGCGAGAACGAAAATGTTACTGAGCTGGCTGCTAATATTATATCATACTCTTGCAATAGCAATACAGAACAATTAGCACTATGTGGTGCTGGAGTTCCACAGAAACTTGTTAGTCTTTTTGGAGGTTCTATGAATCTACGGGATGCTTGTTTAGAATCTATGACTGCAGTCATAAGAAATAACTGGGAAGTTGCTTCAAGGTTTGCATCAATGGATCACGGAAAAGCTTTCCGTTCAATAGTTGCGTTAATACACGATCGGAGCCCGCGCACAAGGCTACTTGCTTGTCTGTGCTTGATTGCACTTGGTCATGCTTCTCCCTGTCATTTTCCGGACAGACAAATTAAAACGAAGTTGATTCTGGTCTTACTTGAGCTCATTGAAGAACCTGGTCATGTGGGAGATGAGGCTCCCTTGGCACTAACTACCCTTATAAAGGACAGTGTGGAACTGCAGAAACAAGCCTTTTCAACAAATGCAGTTGCGAAGCTTAGCAACCATTTGTTAGCAAATACATTGGAGACAAGGCGGGCAGTGACCATATTGCTTGCTTTAGCTGAACTTTGCTCAAAACAAGAAGAGTCAAGATCTCAACTTATGTCAGGCCAG GTATCAACATTGATACTTGATGCGTTGAAGCACGATTGTGTGGATATTCGTGTTGCAGCATGTTCATGCCTGAAGAATATTTCTAGGTCATCAAAGGTAAGGATCATGCTTCTTTACATCTCAACCTTTTGTGTTCACCCAAATGACTCAATTAATGTGGTTAATTTGCAGGTGCTTAGTGCGGGCCGCTTATCCTGTGATACAGTTATTGCCCCCTTAGTCCAGCTTTTGTACGACTCATCTACTTCAGTTCAG ATTGCTGCCCTGGGTGCTATTTGCAACATTGCAGTGAATTTAACACCCAGGAAATCGGTTCTTCTTCATTCTGGGGTCGTCTCCCAACTTGTTCATTTATCCAAGTCGATGGATCCAACATTGAGACTAAAATCTGTGTTGGCTCTGAGGAATATTATGTTCCTTATGAATCCCAAGGATAAAGACCTCATTCTGAAGGAGCTAACCGTATCTACTCTCTCAAGCCTCATATGCG ATTCTGAACATTCTGTTCAGGAACAGACCTTGGCGCTGGTACAGAATCTTCTTGATGGATATGTGGGCTCTGTTAACTACGTCATTGGTGAAGATGGCATGGTTATAAATGCAATCTCAAGACAACTGAACAGTGCGTCTGCCACAGGAGTTTGCATCCAG GGTATGTTGGTGCTTGCAAATATGGCAGCTGGGAATGAATTAAACAAGGAAGCTGTAATGGATGTTACTGTTCCTCACCGGGCAGATCGCATCAAACCATCTTTTGTGGTCAACTTCCTGCAGAGCAAGGATAAACAATTGAGAGTTGCAACCTTGTGGTGCATTCTGAACTTAATTTACCCAAACAGTGAATCTTCATCTACTCGAGTAGCCCGACTCCAAAATGCTGGTGTAATTTCACAAGTAAAAAACATGATAAATGACCCCTGCTTGGATTGCAAG CTTAGAGTACGTATGGTGCTTGAACACTGCTTAGACAATGCCGCTGCCGGTTTCATGTGA
- the LOC123097249 gene encoding armadillo repeat-containing protein 8 isoform X2 — MPATASGGARAEEAASAPSVCSSAPFCMGTRPEELAARLAAGGPGGVGGPGAGRGEGGEGEHERVLALREIKNQIIGNRTKKLLYLRLGAVPAVVAALAEPGASPAALVQAAAAAGSFACGVDDGARAVLAAGAVGHLTRLLAHPDDKVVDACARALRMIYQSKQAPTFDVNNEKNMDFLLSLLDSENENVTELAANIISYSCNSNTEQLALCGAGVPQKLVSLFGGSMNLRDACLESMTAVIRNNWEVASRFASMDHGKAFRSIVALIHDRSPRTRLLACLCLIALGHASPCHFPDRQIKTKLILVLLELIEEPGHVGDEAPLALTTLIKDSVELQKQAFSTNAVAKLSNHLLANTLETRRAVTILLALAELCSKQEESRSQLMSGQVSTLILDALKHDCVDIRVAACSCLKNISRSSKVLSAGRLSCDTVIAPLVQLLYDSSTSVQIAALGAICNIAVNLTPRKSVLLHSGVVSQLVHLSKSMDPTLRLKSVLALRNIMFLMNPKDKDLILKELTVSTLSSLICDSEHSVQEQTLALVQNLLDGYVGSVNYVIGEDGMVINAISRQLNSASATGVCIQGMLVLANMAAGNELNKEAVMDVTVPHRADRIKPSFVVNFLQSKDKQLRVATLWCILNLIYPNSESSSTRVARLQNAGVISQVKNMINDPCLDCKLRVRMVLEHCLDNAAAGFM, encoded by the exons ATGCCggccacggcgagcggcggcgcgcgggcggagGAGGCAGCGTCCGCGCCTTCGGTGTGTTCCTCCGCGCCTTTCTGCATGGGGACGCGGCCGGAGGAGCTCGCGGCCAGGCTGGCGGCCGGGGGCCCCGGCGGCGTCGGCGGACCAGGAGCAGGACGCGgagagggaggggagggggagcACGAGCGGGTGCTCGCGCTGCGCGAGATCAAGAACCAGATCATCGGGAACCGGACCAAGAAGCTCCTCTACCTCCGCCTGGGCGCCGTGCCGGCGGTCGTCGCGGCGCTGGCCGAGCCCGGCGCGTCTCCGGCCGCGCTCGTccaggcggcggccgcggcggggaGCTTCGCTTGCGGCGTAGACGACGGCGCGCGGGCCGTGCTTGCTGCTGGCGCCGTGGGGCACCTTACGCGGCTCCTCGCCCACCCCGACGACAAG GTTGTCGATGCATGTGCCCGTGCTCTCAGAATGATATATCAATCAAAACAAGCTCCAACATTTGATGTCAATAATGAGAAAAATATGGACTTTCTTCTTTCCCTTTTGGACAGCGAGAACGAAAATGTTACTGAGCTGGCTGCTAATATTATATCATACTCTTGCAATAGCAATACAGAACAATTAGCACTATGTGGTGCTGGAGTTCCACAGAAACTTGTTAGTCTTTTTGGAGGTTCTATGAATCTACGGGATGCTTGTTTAGAATCTATGACTGCAGTCATAAGAAATAACTGGGAAGTTGCTTCAAGGTTTGCATCAATGGATCACGGAAAAGCTTTCCGTTCAATAGTTGCGTTAATACACGATCGGAGCCCGCGCACAAGGCTACTTGCTTGTCTGTGCTTGATTGCACTTGGTCATGCTTCTCCCTGTCATTTTCCGGACAGACAAATTAAAACGAAGTTGATTCTGGTCTTACTTGAGCTCATTGAAGAACCTGGTCATGTGGGAGATGAGGCTCCCTTGGCACTAACTACCCTTATAAAGGACAGTGTGGAACTGCAGAAACAAGCCTTTTCAACAAATGCAGTTGCGAAGCTTAGCAACCATTTGTTAGCAAATACATTGGAGACAAGGCGGGCAGTGACCATATTGCTTGCTTTAGCTGAACTTTGCTCAAAACAAGAAGAGTCAAGATCTCAACTTATGTCAGGCCAG GTATCAACATTGATACTTGATGCGTTGAAGCACGATTGTGTGGATATTCGTGTTGCAGCATGTTCATGCCTGAAGAATATTTCTAGGTCATCAAAG GTGCTTAGTGCGGGCCGCTTATCCTGTGATACAGTTATTGCCCCCTTAGTCCAGCTTTTGTACGACTCATCTACTTCAGTTCAG ATTGCTGCCCTGGGTGCTATTTGCAACATTGCAGTGAATTTAACACCCAGGAAATCGGTTCTTCTTCATTCTGGGGTCGTCTCCCAACTTGTTCATTTATCCAAGTCGATGGATCCAACATTGAGACTAAAATCTGTGTTGGCTCTGAGGAATATTATGTTCCTTATGAATCCCAAGGATAAAGACCTCATTCTGAAGGAGCTAACCGTATCTACTCTCTCAAGCCTCATATGCG ATTCTGAACATTCTGTTCAGGAACAGACCTTGGCGCTGGTACAGAATCTTCTTGATGGATATGTGGGCTCTGTTAACTACGTCATTGGTGAAGATGGCATGGTTATAAATGCAATCTCAAGACAACTGAACAGTGCGTCTGCCACAGGAGTTTGCATCCAG GGTATGTTGGTGCTTGCAAATATGGCAGCTGGGAATGAATTAAACAAGGAAGCTGTAATGGATGTTACTGTTCCTCACCGGGCAGATCGCATCAAACCATCTTTTGTGGTCAACTTCCTGCAGAGCAAGGATAAACAATTGAGAGTTGCAACCTTGTGGTGCATTCTGAACTTAATTTACCCAAACAGTGAATCTTCATCTACTCGAGTAGCCCGACTCCAAAATGCTGGTGTAATTTCACAAGTAAAAAACATGATAAATGACCCCTGCTTGGATTGCAAG CTTAGAGTACGTATGGTGCTTGAACACTGCTTAGACAATGCCGCTGCCGGTTTCATGTGA
- the LOC123097249 gene encoding uncharacterized protein C26H5.04 isoform X3, with the protein MIYQSKQAPTFDVNNEKNMDFLLSLLDSENENVTELAANIISYSCNSNTEQLALCGAGVPQKLVSLFGGSMNLRDACLESMTAVIRNNWEVASRFASMDHGKAFRSIVALIHDRSPRTRLLACLCLIALGHASPCHFPDRQIKTKLILVLLELIEEPGHVGDEAPLALTTLIKDSVELQKQAFSTNAVAKLSNHLLANTLETRRAVTILLALAELCSKQEESRSQLMSGQVSTLILDALKHDCVDIRVAACSCLKNISRSSKVRIMLLYISTFCVHPNDSINVVNLQVLSAGRLSCDTVIAPLVQLLYDSSTSVQIAALGAICNIAVNLTPRKSVLLHSGVVSQLVHLSKSMDPTLRLKSVLALRNIMFLMNPKDKDLILKELTVSTLSSLICDSEHSVQEQTLALVQNLLDGYVGSVNYVIGEDGMVINAISRQLNSASATGVCIQGMLVLANMAAGNELNKEAVMDVTVPHRADRIKPSFVVNFLQSKDKQLRVATLWCILNLIYPNSESSSTRVARLQNAGVISQVKNMINDPCLDCKLRVRMVLEHCLDNAAAGFM; encoded by the exons ATGATATATCAATCAAAACAAGCTCCAACATTTGATGTCAATAATGAGAAAAATATGGACTTTCTTCTTTCCCTTTTGGACAGCGAGAACGAAAATGTTACTGAGCTGGCTGCTAATATTATATCATACTCTTGCAATAGCAATACAGAACAATTAGCACTATGTGGTGCTGGAGTTCCACAGAAACTTGTTAGTCTTTTTGGAGGTTCTATGAATCTACGGGATGCTTGTTTAGAATCTATGACTGCAGTCATAAGAAATAACTGGGAAGTTGCTTCAAGGTTTGCATCAATGGATCACGGAAAAGCTTTCCGTTCAATAGTTGCGTTAATACACGATCGGAGCCCGCGCACAAGGCTACTTGCTTGTCTGTGCTTGATTGCACTTGGTCATGCTTCTCCCTGTCATTTTCCGGACAGACAAATTAAAACGAAGTTGATTCTGGTCTTACTTGAGCTCATTGAAGAACCTGGTCATGTGGGAGATGAGGCTCCCTTGGCACTAACTACCCTTATAAAGGACAGTGTGGAACTGCAGAAACAAGCCTTTTCAACAAATGCAGTTGCGAAGCTTAGCAACCATTTGTTAGCAAATACATTGGAGACAAGGCGGGCAGTGACCATATTGCTTGCTTTAGCTGAACTTTGCTCAAAACAAGAAGAGTCAAGATCTCAACTTATGTCAGGCCAG GTATCAACATTGATACTTGATGCGTTGAAGCACGATTGTGTGGATATTCGTGTTGCAGCATGTTCATGCCTGAAGAATATTTCTAGGTCATCAAAGGTAAGGATCATGCTTCTTTACATCTCAACCTTTTGTGTTCACCCAAATGACTCAATTAATGTGGTTAATTTGCAGGTGCTTAGTGCGGGCCGCTTATCCTGTGATACAGTTATTGCCCCCTTAGTCCAGCTTTTGTACGACTCATCTACTTCAGTTCAG ATTGCTGCCCTGGGTGCTATTTGCAACATTGCAGTGAATTTAACACCCAGGAAATCGGTTCTTCTTCATTCTGGGGTCGTCTCCCAACTTGTTCATTTATCCAAGTCGATGGATCCAACATTGAGACTAAAATCTGTGTTGGCTCTGAGGAATATTATGTTCCTTATGAATCCCAAGGATAAAGACCTCATTCTGAAGGAGCTAACCGTATCTACTCTCTCAAGCCTCATATGCG ATTCTGAACATTCTGTTCAGGAACAGACCTTGGCGCTGGTACAGAATCTTCTTGATGGATATGTGGGCTCTGTTAACTACGTCATTGGTGAAGATGGCATGGTTATAAATGCAATCTCAAGACAACTGAACAGTGCGTCTGCCACAGGAGTTTGCATCCAG GGTATGTTGGTGCTTGCAAATATGGCAGCTGGGAATGAATTAAACAAGGAAGCTGTAATGGATGTTACTGTTCCTCACCGGGCAGATCGCATCAAACCATCTTTTGTGGTCAACTTCCTGCAGAGCAAGGATAAACAATTGAGAGTTGCAACCTTGTGGTGCATTCTGAACTTAATTTACCCAAACAGTGAATCTTCATCTACTCGAGTAGCCCGACTCCAAAATGCTGGTGTAATTTCACAAGTAAAAAACATGATAAATGACCCCTGCTTGGATTGCAAG CTTAGAGTACGTATGGTGCTTGAACACTGCTTAGACAATGCCGCTGCCGGTTTCATGTGA